One genomic window of Vibrio mangrovi includes the following:
- a CDS encoding chemotaxis protein CheA: protein MSYELDEDILQDFLVEAGEILELLSEQLVELENNPEDNDLLNAIFRGFHTVKGGAGFLSLTELVSTCHGAENVFDILRNGQRKVTAGLMDTMLRALDTVNEQFQAVQDREPLEPADPVLLEELHRLSQPASADENDEDEISPSADSLHEEPPVVEEPIVETPVENTPQGNTAASDAKGSSSIDEITQDEFEQLLDELHGKGKAPTADSGSKTPAEKPAQAASPQSTANDSGDITDDEFEKLLDELHGVGKGPSLESKAPETPPSATPKAPAPKAPTESSTAKSSAAAGDSDLMTDDEFEKLLDELHGAGKGPSVEELEMAVKPASANPEPVAKASAAPKAAVQAEPKPAATPPVSEKPAAKTQVATRESKEVAAAKKPQAEATVRVDTSTLDTIMNMVGELVLVRNRLLSLGLNSNDEEMSKAVSNLDVVTADLQGAVMKTRMQPIKKVFGRFPRVVRDLARSLKKDIVLEMRGEETDLDKNLVEALADPLIHLVRNSVDHGIEMPEDRVKAGKSRTGKVLLSASQEGDHIELCIIDDGAGMNPDKLRGIAVKKGLMDEDAASRLTNKECFNLIFMPGFSSKEQISDISGRGVGMDVVKTAINTLNGSIDIDSEIGKGTKIAIKVPLTLAILPTLMVGVAGSPFALPLASVSEIFHLDLSRTNVVDGQLTIIVREKSIPLFYLQNWLAPRQGIIEHRKGHGHVVIVQLGNQRVGFVVDTLIGQEEVVIKPLDNLLQGTPGMAGATITSDGHIALILDVPDLLKNYAAASRI from the coding sequence ATGAGCTACGAATTAGATGAAGATATTTTACAGGACTTTTTAGTTGAAGCAGGTGAAATATTAGAGCTGTTGTCCGAACAATTGGTCGAGCTTGAAAATAATCCTGAAGATAACGATCTTTTAAATGCAATCTTCCGGGGATTTCATACGGTAAAAGGTGGTGCTGGTTTTCTTTCTTTAACTGAACTGGTTTCAACCTGTCACGGTGCGGAAAATGTCTTTGACATATTGCGTAATGGTCAAAGAAAAGTGACTGCGGGTTTGATGGACACAATGCTTCGGGCATTAGATACAGTAAACGAGCAGTTTCAGGCCGTACAAGACCGAGAACCTCTGGAGCCCGCTGACCCTGTATTACTGGAAGAATTACACCGCCTGTCTCAGCCAGCTTCAGCTGATGAAAACGACGAAGATGAAATCTCCCCATCAGCCGATTCATTACATGAAGAGCCACCTGTTGTCGAAGAACCAATCGTTGAAACCCCTGTAGAAAATACACCACAGGGCAATACAGCTGCGTCCGATGCCAAAGGTTCGAGTTCAATTGATGAAATTACGCAGGATGAATTCGAGCAGTTGTTGGATGAACTTCATGGCAAGGGCAAAGCGCCAACGGCTGATTCCGGTTCAAAAACACCGGCAGAAAAGCCAGCTCAGGCTGCATCACCACAGAGTACAGCCAATGACAGTGGTGATATCACTGACGATGAATTCGAAAAGTTACTTGATGAACTTCATGGTGTAGGAAAAGGTCCTTCGCTTGAATCTAAAGCACCGGAAACTCCTCCATCAGCAACTCCTAAGGCTCCGGCACCAAAAGCACCAACAGAAAGTTCAACAGCCAAATCATCTGCAGCAGCCGGTGATAGTGATCTCATGACTGATGATGAGTTTGAGAAACTATTAGACGAATTGCATGGTGCTGGTAAAGGGCCTTCAGTTGAAGAGCTGGAAATGGCTGTCAAGCCTGCATCGGCGAATCCAGAACCTGTAGCGAAGGCAAGTGCAGCACCCAAAGCAGCCGTCCAGGCTGAGCCGAAACCGGCAGCGACACCTCCGGTCAGTGAAAAACCGGCAGCTAAAACTCAGGTTGCAACCAGAGAGTCTAAAGAAGTTGCCGCTGCGAAGAAACCGCAGGCAGAAGCAACGGTTCGTGTGGATACTTCGACGTTAGATACAATTATGAATATGGTCGGAGAGCTGGTGCTTGTCCGGAACCGTTTACTTAGTCTTGGTTTGAACAGCAACGACGAAGAAATGTCGAAGGCTGTTTCTAATCTGGATGTTGTGACCGCTGATCTGCAAGGCGCTGTCATGAAAACCCGGATGCAGCCGATCAAGAAAGTTTTTGGCCGTTTCCCTCGTGTGGTCCGGGATTTGGCAAGAAGCCTGAAGAAAGATATTGTCCTGGAAATGCGTGGTGAAGAGACCGATTTGGATAAAAATCTGGTTGAGGCTCTGGCTGATCCATTGATTCACTTGGTCAGAAACTCGGTTGACCATGGTATTGAAATGCCAGAAGACCGGGTAAAAGCTGGTAAATCCCGAACCGGGAAAGTGCTTTTATCCGCATCTCAGGAAGGTGATCATATCGAACTTTGCATCATTGATGATGGTGCAGGGATGAATCCGGATAAGTTGCGTGGTATTGCTGTCAAAAAAGGGCTTATGGATGAAGATGCGGCTTCTCGTCTGACAAATAAAGAATGCTTTAATCTGATTTTTATGCCGGGTTTCTCCAGTAAAGAGCAGATTTCTGATATATCCGGCCGTGGGGTTGGTATGGACGTGGTTAAAACGGCCATTAATACTCTCAATGGTTCGATCGATATTGATTCTGAGATCGGGAAAGGAACAAAAATTGCCATTAAAGTCCCACTAACCTTAGCAATCCTCCCTACATTAATGGTTGGTGTCGCAGGCAGCCCATTTGCTTTACCACTTGCCAGTGTTAGTGAAATTTTCCATCTTGATCTGAGCCGGACTAACGTGGTCGACGGGCAACTGACAATTATTGTTCGTGAGAAGTCGATCCCCTTGTTCTATCTGCAAAACTGGCTGGCACCTCGTCAGGGCATAATTGAACACCGGAAAGGGCATGGGCATGTTGTTATCGTGCAACTGGGGAACCAGCGCGTTGGTTTTGTGGTTGATACCCTGATTGGACAAGAAGAAGTGGTGATTAAACCGCTGGATAATTTGTTACAGGGGACTCCGGGAATGGCCGGAGCTACAATTACCAGTGATGGACACATCGCGTTGATACTGGATGTGCCTGATTTATTGAAAAACTATGCGGCAGCATCCCGAATCTAG
- a CDS encoding protein-glutamate methylesterase/protein-glutamine glutaminase, with amino-acid sequence MAIRVLVVDDSSFFRRRVSEIINSESRLEVIDVAINGREAVEKAKRLKPDVITMDVEMPVLDGISAVKEIMADNPTPILMFSSLTHDGARATLDALDAGAMDFLPKKFEDIARNRDEAVTLLQQRVLEISRKKAYLRRVTPLSTSRQSTPTATSPSSRTSVGRPIQSTSRPLSGGVSSPPLRFKSSGKKYQLTAIGTSTGGPVALQKILVKLPANYPHPILLIQHMPATFTSAFASRLDSLCKISVKEAEDGDVLRPGVAYLAPGGKQMMVEGRAGAAKIRILDGGERMNYKPCVDVTFGSASKIYADKVLSIVLTGMGADGREGARMLKQAGATIWAQDEESCVVYGMPQAVAKAGISSESLPLERIAERILVEVGLA; translated from the coding sequence ATGGCGATAAGAGTTTTAGTGGTTGATGACTCCAGTTTTTTCAGACGTCGTGTTAGTGAAATCATTAACTCGGAATCGCGTTTAGAAGTGATTGACGTCGCGATCAATGGTCGTGAGGCTGTAGAGAAAGCGAAGCGCTTAAAGCCGGATGTCATCACAATGGATGTAGAAATGCCTGTCTTAGATGGCATTTCTGCTGTCAAAGAGATTATGGCGGATAATCCGACACCAATATTGATGTTCTCGTCCCTGACTCATGATGGAGCGAGGGCGACTCTGGATGCTCTGGATGCCGGTGCCATGGATTTCTTACCGAAAAAGTTTGAGGATATTGCCCGGAACCGTGATGAAGCTGTGACTCTGTTGCAACAGCGAGTCTTGGAGATTTCCCGGAAAAAAGCTTATCTTCGGCGAGTTACTCCTCTTTCTACGTCTCGTCAAAGTACACCAACTGCGACTTCACCTTCATCCAGAACCTCTGTAGGCAGGCCGATACAATCGACAAGCCGCCCTTTGAGCGGTGGAGTCAGTTCACCACCACTTCGTTTTAAATCCAGCGGAAAAAAATATCAGCTTACAGCAATCGGTACATCAACCGGCGGACCTGTTGCGCTTCAGAAAATACTGGTGAAGTTACCGGCAAACTACCCACATCCGATTCTGTTAATTCAACATATGCCTGCAACATTTACCTCAGCTTTTGCCAGTCGGCTGGATTCATTATGCAAGATTTCAGTGAAAGAAGCAGAAGATGGAGATGTTTTGCGTCCAGGGGTTGCTTATCTTGCTCCGGGCGGTAAACAGATGATGGTAGAAGGGAGAGCTGGCGCGGCCAAAATCCGTATCCTGGACGGCGGTGAGCGAATGAATTATAAGCCCTGTGTGGACGTAACATTTGGCTCAGCGTCAAAGATTTACGCAGATAAAGTGCTTTCGATTGTGTTAACCGGAATGGGAGCCGATGGTCGGGAAGGTGCCCGGATGTTGAAACAGGCTGGTGCAACAATCTGGGCTCAGGATGAAGAAAGCTGTGTTGTTTATGGCATGCCTCAGGCTGTGGCTAAAGCTGGAATTTCTTCTGAGAGTTTGCCTTTGGAGCGTATAGCCGAGCGTATTTTGGTTGAAGTAGGTCTTGCATAA
- a CDS encoding ParA family protein has protein sequence MIVWSIANQKGGVGKTTTTITLAGLLCKKGHRVLLVDTDPHASLTTYLGYDSDHVESSLFDLFQLSSLKEESVRPLVIQTDIEGMDLIPAHMSLATLDRVMGNRSGMGLILKKALLELRHQYDYVLIDCPPILGVMMVNALAASDRILIPVQTEFLAMKGLERMIRTLSIMQKSRSREFKVTIVPTMYDKRTRASLQTLTQLKKDYPDQVWTSAVPIDTKFRDASLKRLPASHFAEGSRGVFAYKQLLIYLERLAINES, from the coding sequence ATGATTGTTTGGAGTATTGCCAATCAGAAAGGTGGAGTAGGAAAAACGACAACGACGATTACGTTGGCGGGTTTGTTATGCAAGAAAGGTCATCGGGTTCTTTTGGTGGATACGGATCCGCATGCTTCGCTGACGACTTATCTCGGCTATGATTCTGATCATGTTGAGTCGAGTCTGTTTGATCTGTTTCAATTGTCATCACTGAAAGAAGAGTCCGTTCGCCCTCTGGTGATTCAGACTGATATTGAAGGAATGGATCTGATCCCTGCACATATGTCTCTGGCAACGCTGGATCGTGTGATGGGAAACCGGAGCGGGATGGGACTGATCCTGAAAAAAGCATTACTGGAATTACGTCATCAATATGATTATGTGCTTATTGACTGTCCTCCGATTCTAGGCGTAATGATGGTGAATGCTCTTGCTGCCAGTGACCGGATTCTAATACCGGTGCAGACTGAGTTTCTGGCCATGAAAGGGCTGGAGCGGATGATTCGGACACTCAGTATCATGCAGAAGTCACGCAGTCGGGAGTTCAAAGTTACCATTGTTCCGACTATGTATGATAAAAGAACCAGAGCTTCTTTACAGACTTTAACTCAGTTGAAGAAGGATTATCCGGATCAGGTCTGGACGTCTGCTGTCCCTATTGATACGAAATTTAGAGATGCCAGTCTGAAACGTTTACCTGCGTCTCATTTTGCAGAAGGTAGCCGGGGCGTTTTTGCATACAAACAATTGCTTATCTACTTAGAGAGGTTAGCGATTAATGAGTCGTGA
- a CDS encoding chemotaxis protein CheW, translating into MSRDAALSSEQALDDYFAALLNEDAGELELVQEKNSQVSQESQVVPQLQTQRVVEESEVNQDESLFPNLEDVQRLLNQLESSNPVDEIEDLAELLDRNTQKIVSHQETEVVGDEIQDWDIELQSEDVIEVTTEVAVAEDEIVLAEVESEPLVVEPEVVTQSAEAVREDVDEQQEIQPEPQTQAGGVGDVVSWHSTERAEDFQVLYFEVNEVTFAVPLDELGGIHRLEKVSHLIGRPQWYLGLQTNRDHQLDVVDTARWVMSEKLMDDSYKESYQYIVMLGDSSWGLACDQLKGTELLNPEKVRWREQAGKRPWLAGMVKEKMCALIHVEALTAMLNAGLDVKALDNE; encoded by the coding sequence ATGAGTCGTGATGCAGCGTTATCCAGTGAGCAGGCTTTAGACGATTATTTTGCTGCCCTGTTAAATGAAGATGCAGGGGAGTTAGAGCTGGTTCAAGAAAAAAACTCACAAGTTTCGCAAGAATCTCAAGTTGTACCACAATTACAGACACAGCGTGTCGTTGAAGAATCAGAAGTTAATCAGGATGAATCTCTGTTTCCGAACCTTGAGGATGTGCAGCGCTTATTAAACCAACTGGAGTCTTCAAATCCGGTTGATGAAATTGAAGATCTTGCTGAGTTGCTGGATCGGAATACTCAGAAAATTGTTTCTCATCAGGAGACAGAGGTCGTAGGAGATGAGATTCAGGACTGGGATATTGAACTTCAGTCGGAAGACGTGATAGAAGTTACAACAGAGGTTGCAGTTGCCGAAGACGAGATAGTTCTGGCGGAAGTAGAAAGTGAACCGCTGGTTGTTGAGCCTGAAGTTGTGACTCAGTCTGCGGAGGCTGTTCGGGAAGATGTTGATGAACAGCAGGAAATCCAACCAGAGCCTCAAACTCAGGCTGGTGGTGTTGGGGATGTAGTATCCTGGCACAGTACTGAGCGGGCTGAAGATTTTCAGGTACTGTATTTTGAAGTCAATGAGGTTACATTTGCAGTTCCTTTAGACGAATTAGGTGGCATTCATCGTCTGGAGAAAGTGAGTCATCTGATTGGCAGACCTCAGTGGTATCTGGGGTTACAGACTAACCGGGATCATCAGTTGGATGTTGTTGATACAGCCCGGTGGGTTATGTCAGAAAAGTTGATGGATGACAGCTATAAGGAATCATATCAGTATATTGTTATGCTGGGTGATAGCTCATGGGGATTAGCATGTGATCAACTGAAAGGAACCGAATTGCTGAACCCAGAAAAGGTTCGTTGGCGTGAACAGGCAGGGAAACGTCCCTGGCTTGCCGGAATGGTAAAAGAAAAAATGTGCGCTCTGATTCATGTTGAAGCATTGACTGCAATGTTAAACGCGGGATTAGATGTCAAAGCGCTCGATAATGAATAG
- a CDS encoding chemotaxis protein CheW has protein sequence MSHTNEVEVKKDKSNDEVLQWVTFQLEEETYGINVMQVREVLRYTEIAPVPGAPDYVLGIINLRGNVVTVIDTRSRFGLIDGEVTDNTRIIVIESERQVIGILVDSVAEVVYLRTSEIDTTPSVGTDESSKFIQGVSNREGKLLILVDLNKLLNDDEWDEVAHL, from the coding sequence ATGTCTCATACGAATGAAGTAGAAGTGAAAAAAGATAAGTCTAATGATGAAGTGCTTCAGTGGGTGACGTTCCAGTTAGAGGAAGAAACTTACGGCATTAATGTGATGCAGGTTCGGGAAGTCCTTCGCTATACTGAGATCGCCCCGGTTCCCGGAGCTCCTGATTATGTTCTGGGCATTATCAACCTGCGCGGTAATGTGGTCACTGTCATTGATACCCGTTCTCGTTTTGGTCTGATCGATGGTGAAGTGACTGACAATACCCGGATTATCGTGATTGAGTCGGAACGTCAGGTGATCGGTATCTTGGTTGATAGTGTTGCAGAAGTGGTTTATTTGCGAACTTCTGAAATTGATACAACACCAAGTGTTGGAACGGACGAAAGCTCGAAATTTATTCAGGGTGTCAGCAACCGGGAAGGTAAACTGTTAATTCTGGTTGATCTGAATAAACTTTTGAATGATGACGAGTGGGATGAAGTGGCTCACTTATAA
- a CDS encoding DUF2802 domain-containing protein: MSSDVLLSFPVLSGGAVFVVLLLILAIYRLRRMIVNQSDIRRQESRTLDKALQKANKQVLELRSVVVGLGQKISEQEEVILHLDERIKELEQQDNDARLYTRASKMVQLGADINELIEECELPKAEAELMLSLQKKLSGEEKVPPLASRPEGKPLQKKSPPTKRRV; encoded by the coding sequence ATGAGTAGTGATGTTTTATTAAGCTTTCCCGTCTTGTCCGGGGGAGCTGTTTTTGTCGTTCTCTTACTGATTCTGGCGATTTATCGTTTAAGACGGATGATTGTGAATCAGTCAGATATTCGTCGGCAGGAATCAAGAACTTTAGACAAGGCACTTCAGAAAGCCAATAAACAAGTCCTTGAGCTTCGATCGGTTGTTGTTGGTCTGGGGCAGAAAATTTCCGAGCAGGAAGAAGTGATTTTGCATCTGGATGAGCGAATTAAGGAGTTAGAGCAGCAAGATAACGATGCCCGGCTTTATACTCGTGCTTCAAAAATGGTTCAGCTTGGGGCTGATATCAATGAATTAATTGAGGAATGTGAATTGCCCAAAGCAGAAGCGGAATTGATGCTTTCACTTCAGAAAAAGCTTTCCGGAGAGGAAAAAGTTCCGCCTTTAGCATCGCGTCCGGAAGGTAAGCCGTTACAGAAAAAATCACCTCCGACAAAAAGAAGAGTGTGA
- the ccmA gene encoding cytochrome c biogenesis heme-transporting ATPase CcmA — MLEVKNVSAVRDERILFEALSFTVRPGNLIQIAGRNGAGKTTLLRMIAGLGDVEQGQILWDGISVCRNREHFYQHLLYLGHQTGIKRELSAYENLVFYQLLHQREVQQEAMYYALGRVGLAGKEDLPVSQLSAGQQRRVALARLWLSDHLLWVLDEPLTAIDKQGVHILENLFLEHIQRGGMIILTTHQTLLEEHPALKKIHLGEVV, encoded by the coding sequence ATGCTGGAAGTCAAGAATGTGAGTGCTGTCCGTGATGAGCGAATCTTATTTGAAGCCTTGTCATTCACGGTTCGTCCGGGAAATCTGATCCAGATCGCCGGACGTAATGGCGCAGGTAAGACGACACTGCTACGCATGATTGCTGGTCTGGGAGATGTCGAACAGGGGCAGATCCTCTGGGATGGTATTTCTGTTTGCCGGAACCGGGAGCATTTCTATCAGCATTTGCTTTATCTGGGTCATCAGACCGGCATTAAACGTGAACTTTCTGCTTATGAAAACCTTGTTTTTTACCAGTTACTACACCAGCGTGAGGTACAGCAGGAAGCTATGTACTATGCTTTGGGGCGGGTAGGACTGGCGGGCAAAGAAGATTTACCGGTTTCACAGTTATCCGCGGGACAGCAGCGACGGGTAGCTTTAGCCCGTTTGTGGTTGAGTGATCACCTGCTATGGGTATTAGATGAACCTTTGACGGCGATTGATAAGCAGGGCGTTCACATTTTGGAAAATCTGTTTCTGGAACATATCCAGCGTGGTGGAATGATCATTCTGACAACACATCAAACATTACTTGAAGAACATCCCGCTTTAAAAAAAATCCATTTGGGAGAGGTGGTATGA
- the ccmB gene encoding heme exporter protein CcmB: MKSTLLLVIHRELLVAFRRQSEVLNPIWFFILAVTLFPLGLGPEPSLLERVGPGVIWVAALLSSLLALERLFKDDFSDGSLEQMLITPRSLVVVVYAKALAHWLLTGLPLILISPLLAVLLSMTPETWLSVVLCLLLGTPTLSFIGAIGVALTVGLRKGSVILSLLILPLYIPVLIFATSAAEAAALDLSYHGQLAILAAIFTGTFTLSPYAICSALRVSTQS; the protein is encoded by the coding sequence ATGAAATCGACGCTTTTGCTCGTTATACATCGCGAGTTACTGGTCGCTTTTCGCCGTCAATCCGAAGTTCTCAACCCTATCTGGTTTTTTATTCTGGCAGTGACTTTGTTTCCGTTGGGACTCGGGCCAGAGCCTTCATTACTGGAGCGTGTCGGGCCCGGTGTAATATGGGTTGCAGCCTTATTATCGTCACTTCTGGCGCTGGAACGTTTGTTTAAAGATGATTTTAGTGACGGCTCTCTGGAGCAGATGCTTATCACACCGAGATCTCTGGTTGTGGTGGTTTATGCCAAAGCTCTGGCACACTGGCTACTGACTGGTTTACCGCTGATTCTGATTAGCCCACTGTTAGCCGTATTATTGTCGATGACTCCGGAAACCTGGCTGTCAGTTGTGCTATGTCTGCTGCTGGGGACTCCGACTCTGAGTTTTATCGGAGCCATTGGTGTGGCCCTGACTGTCGGGCTGAGGAAAGGAAGTGTCATCCTCAGTTTGCTGATACTACCACTCTATATTCCAGTATTGATTTTTGCCACTTCAGCTGCGGAAGCCGCAGCGTTAGATCTGTCATATCATGGGCAACTTGCCATATTAGCTGCCATATTTACAGGAACCTTTACATTATCCCCTTATGCGATTTGTTCAGCATTGAGGGTGAGTACGCAGTCGTAG
- a CDS encoding heme ABC transporter permease: MWKWLHPYAKPEMAYQLSGKLAPYFSVIAALLLISGSVWGLAFAPSDYQQGDSFRIIYIHVPAAIWSMGVYFSMAVAALIGVVWQIRLAEIAACAMAPIGAVFTSVALITGSLWGKPMWGAWWVWDARLTSELILLFLYIGVIALFRAFDDERQGGKAASILAIVGVINLPIIHFSVEWWNTLHQGATITKFAKPSIATDMLWPLLLNILGFAMFFAALTCLRFRNEILYRERNRPWVSHLVRSLQAGGGRERGDN; this comes from the coding sequence ATGTGGAAATGGTTACATCCATATGCGAAGCCAGAAATGGCCTATCAACTTAGCGGGAAACTAGCACCTTACTTTTCTGTTATTGCTGCGTTGCTACTGATATCTGGTTCGGTTTGGGGGCTGGCATTTGCCCCGTCTGACTATCAGCAAGGGGACAGCTTCCGGATTATCTATATTCATGTACCGGCAGCAATTTGGTCAATGGGCGTTTATTTTTCGATGGCTGTTGCCGCTCTGATTGGAGTGGTATGGCAGATCCGTCTAGCCGAAATCGCAGCTTGTGCGATGGCACCCATTGGTGCCGTATTTACTTCGGTAGCTCTGATCACCGGTTCTCTCTGGGGAAAGCCGATGTGGGGCGCATGGTGGGTGTGGGATGCCCGGTTGACATCCGAGCTGATTCTGCTGTTTTTGTATATCGGAGTTATTGCTCTTTTCCGGGCGTTTGATGATGAACGTCAGGGAGGAAAAGCGGCCAGTATCTTAGCTATCGTTGGGGTGATTAATTTACCGATTATCCATTTTTCTGTGGAATGGTGGAATACCCTGCATCAGGGAGCCACGATCACGAAGTTTGCCAAGCCATCCATTGCAACAGATATGCTCTGGCCTCTGTTATTGAATATTTTGGGATTTGCCATGTTTTTTGCCGCATTAACCTGTCTGAGGTTCAGAAATGAAATTCTGTACCGGGAACGCAACCGTCCATGGGTCAGTCATTTGGTAAGGTCACTTCAGGCTGGGGGTGGCCGGGAAAGAGGAGATAACTGA
- the ccmD gene encoding heme exporter protein CcmD produces MYFDSFQALLSMGGYAGYVWSAFGITFGMMMVLLWGSLRRRKHILREVSDRIARQARIDAAKAMENTL; encoded by the coding sequence ATGTATTTTGATTCTTTTCAGGCTCTGCTTTCAATGGGTGGATATGCAGGATATGTCTGGAGTGCTTTTGGGATTACTTTCGGAATGATGATGGTTCTGCTCTGGGGAAGTCTGCGCAGAAGAAAGCATATTCTCCGGGAAGTTAGTGACAGAATTGCCCGTCAGGCTCGGATCGATGCTGCCAAAGCCATGGAGAATACCCTATGA
- the ccmE gene encoding cytochrome c maturation protein CcmE yields MTPRRKKRLLVVVSIVFGLGVTTGLILYALNQNMDLFYTPSEIIAGKEDGSKPHSGQRLRVGGMVVKGSVRRAPDSLKVSFQLKDFGESITVNYDGILPDLFREGQGIVAQGTLTGPRTVEAFEVLAKHDENYMPPEVSEAMDKNHAAALDRRLEETMQ; encoded by the coding sequence ATGACACCGAGAAGGAAAAAACGCTTACTGGTTGTCGTATCTATCGTCTTCGGGCTGGGAGTGACCACCGGGCTGATATTGTATGCACTGAATCAGAATATGGATCTGTTTTACACACCAAGTGAGATTATTGCTGGTAAAGAAGATGGTTCAAAACCGCATTCAGGTCAGAGGCTCCGTGTCGGTGGCATGGTGGTCAAAGGTTCTGTCCGGAGAGCACCGGATTCGCTGAAAGTCAGTTTTCAGCTCAAAGATTTTGGTGAGAGTATCACGGTTAACTACGATGGGATTCTGCCGGACTTGTTCCGGGAGGGGCAGGGAATTGTTGCGCAGGGAACACTGACTGGTCCCAGAACAGTTGAAGCATTTGAAGTTCTGGCAAAGCATGATGAAAATTACATGCCGCCGGAGGTTTCTGAAGCCATGGATAAAAATCATGCAGCTGCGCTGGACCGGCGGCTTGAGGAGACGATGCAATGA